The Chiroxiphia lanceolata isolate bChiLan1 chromosome 12, bChiLan1.pri, whole genome shotgun sequence genome window below encodes:
- the SYNM gene encoding synemin isoform X2, producing the protein MGALLEGESNQWIITWREQLAGKLPQDIINTSYNYTDIYSTYQERNRNKASPAPRITDTRHRMAVTDTSSSARYSTRVGSQTSTSGRTFGRDVLGSTYRPSTTVSKDERIITDHKELRTFTPSYSSWKKTETQQKTIPERKKTEVTTSSTVSFSKESTHAERSDKDHKTDAENTRTKPGFTRFPAYELITDAKPSKYEETITETRTIFRDKRGGSKLTEEKVSLPKEKDKLEKQTKDEKKKTDEKSFIEESAGFGRKTEQKTYIREEVSQKLSGSDISNARSLRSESTKKDTSVSSESRSNDIIEIPITLERPAPDRGSQRHKDIRVHGIKTFTGREADGHVTESSEAHHVRISEAESSLEGEERISDGSHKMGTLPTENIAENIVADILKSFTHSSSSQTSTDTKVTYFNKEEQQDDGKIKTEITVQSQVQEDIDISDEGNLGHLSNQDVRRVIREGVEGTPSKEEIEDIVHHGLKGSEGGKNVSVNVEIVEEPLDYATDERSDFSTPFEVEEVEDSFPERERRYGEEEQNITFTYEDVKKKKPRHESFTHVEEVTEEDDSPIEQKYFVSVPDDHPIISEKDDDSVYGQIHIEEESTIKYSWQDEFLQGTQSKREEGVSSPEETYKVVGEEASAHILKEHPEGETSHVESVVIEKEIKIPPEFQTSIKGLLSKETKDPKHQLKEALEQLEGSLPESVKEELFALTKEHRVDASNLEFDIKKVDQKEEGGSVTIVAEVNLSQTLSTDEFDESQLGEVIKSEKEKATIHSLKRESSERVVDGRSNIEVDASSPTDKYTPLADQEIYNFSTTRRSGGTGYHTTERVIYDGSVLETADYGEVSHSPQSTDETTSTRRVRVGPAQVQSFEQVIYEGPGSETLELSAAEGLVQTEGSSEFSQSVKHFKLGPKEIQTTEQVVYSGPFTTTTIEEIDSGNLSQNFSTDFNRSTRRVTVGSRQITEEVSFEGSLSDSLALNSSEELSQAEGSGGVSSTIRHFRLGPREVRTEQVIFEGPISGKVEVSGTRDFSQTESSVRHVQLGPQEFMTAEKIIYHGPGSEHTEISELEDHTLSGGSRSFRHVKISPVETHAEQIVFTRPVSGMLEDLSQTEGSSESNKSVKHIKVGSKEASYTFQMDVSSMGGISTVRSGEQAVLISNQQDPAVSQSQVIVQSDQTSENENTRSGYVLSSYSQDHGGKVVEQSFFDKTVQLQRTVDQRSDISEEKKVAFLYLDHEEEEDDDNDGQWF; encoded by the exons ATGGG AGCTTTGTTAGAAGGGGAGAGCAACCAGTGGATTATTACATGGAGAGAACAGCTTGCAGGGAAATTGCCTCAAG ATATTATAAACACTTCATATAACTACACAGATATTTACTCTACTTATcaagagagaaatagaaataaagcTTCACCAGCTCCCAGGATCACTGACACGAGGCACAGAATGGCAGTGACAGACACGAGCAGCTCTGCACGTTACTCCACCCGGGTTGGATCACAGACAAGTACCAGTGGAAGAACTTTTGGAAGAGATGTACTTGGTTCAACATATCGCCCTTCAACAACTGTTTCAAAGGATGAAAGGATTATAACTGACCACAAAGAATTAAGAACATTTACTCCATCCTACAGTAGCTGGAAAAAGACTGAAACGCAGCAAAAGACAATTCcggagagaaagaaaacagaggttaCAACTTCTTCCACGGTGTCTTTTTCAAAAGAATCAACACATGCTGAAAGATCAGACAAGGACCACAAGACTGATGCTGAAAATACGAGAACAAAACCAGGCTTCACTAGATTTCCAGCTTATGAGCTGATTACTGATGCAAAACCATCTAAATATGAAGAAACTATAACTGAAACTCGGACCATATTCAGAGATAAAAGAGGAGGCAGCAAACTGACTGAAGAGAAAGTATCTCTGCCGAAAGAAAAAGATAAGCTGGAGAAACAAACAAaggatgagaaaaagaaaacagatgagaaaTCTTTTATAGAAGAAAGTGCTGGTTTTGGAAGGAAGACTGAGCAGAAAACATACATCCGTGAGGAAGTTAGCCAGAAGTTATCAGGGAGTGATATTTCTAATGCAAGAAGTTTGAGAAGTGAATCAACCAAAAAAGATACAAGTGTGAGCTCAGAATCAAGAAGCAACGACATCATTGAGATACCAATCACTCTTGAAAGGCCTGCTCCTGACAGAGGATCTCAGAGACATAAAGATATAAGGGTACATGGTATTAAAACTTTCACAGGAAGAGAAGCAGATGGCCATGTAACTGAGTCATCTGAAGCTCACCACGTGAGGATTTCAGAGGCAGAGTCCAGTCTGGAAGGTGAAGAGCGAATTAGTGATGGAAGTCACAAAATGGGAACTCTGCCAACTGAAAATATAGCAGAGAATATTGTTGCCGACATCCTTAAAAGTTTCACGCACTCTTCTAGTTCACAGACGTCAACAGACACCAAAGTGACCTATTTTAATAAGGAAGAGCAACAAGATGATGGGAAAATAAAGACCGAGATCACAGTGCAATCCCAAGTTCAGGAAGACATAGATATTTCTGATGAAGGTAACTTGGGACATCTGTCAAACCAGGATGTTAGAAGAGTGATTCGAGAGGGTGTTGAGGGAACTCCTTCCAAAGAGGAGATAGAGGACATTGTACATCACGGCCTGAAGGGAAGTGAGGGGGGAAAGAACGTGTCTGTTAACGTTGAGATTGTAGAGGAGCCACTGGATTATGCCACCGATGAAAGGAGTGATTTTTCAACACCTTTTGAAGTAGAAGAAGTGGAGGATTCGTTCCCTGAGCGAGAGAGGCGTTACGGTGAAGAGGAACAGAACATCACGTTCACTTATGAAGATGTCAAGAAGAAGAAACCGCGCCATGAGAGTTTCACTCATGTGGAAGAAGTAACTGAGGAAGATGACTCGCCTattgaacaaaaatattttgtgtctgTTCCTGATGATCATCCTATTATTAGTGAAAAAGATGATGACTCAGTATATGGGCAAATTCATATTGAGGAAGAATCAACTATTAAATATTCCTGGCAAGATGAATTTTTGCAAGGCACACAGAGTAAGAGAGAGGAAGGTGTGAGCTCTCCAGAGGAAACCTATAAAGTGGTAGGGGAGGAAGCAAGTGCCcatattttaaaagagcatCCTGAAGGTGAAACATCCCATGTTGAATCCGTTgttattgaaaaagaaattaaaattcccCCTGAATTTCAGACTTCCATAAAAGGGCTCTTATCCAAGGAAACAAAGGACCCTAAACATCAACTGAAGGAAGCTCTGGAGCAGTTGGAGGGCAGTCTCCCAGAGAGTGTGAAAGAGGAGCTGTTTGCACTAACAAAAGAGCACCGAGTTGATGCTAGTAACTTAGAATTTGATATCAAAAAAGTTGATCAAAAGGAGGAGGGTGGCTCGGTGACAATTGTTGCTGAAGTCAATCTGTCCCAGACCCTCAGTACCGATGAATTTGATGAATCTCAGCTCGGTGAAGTAATTAAAAGTGAGAAGGAGAAGGCGACAATTCACTCCCTGAAAAGAGAGAGCTCGGAGAGAGTTGTTGATGGTAGAAGCAACATAGAAGTAGATGCTTCTTCTCCCACTGACAAATACACTCCTTTGGCTGATCAAGAAATCTATAACTTCTCCACGACGAGACGCAGTGGTGGCACAGGGTATCACACCACGGAAAGAGTGATTTATGACGGTTCAGTTTTGGAAACAGCAGATTATGGAGAAGTCTCTCACTCACCACAATCAACTGATGAGACCACATCCACCAGGCGTGTCAGGGTTGGCCCAGCACAAGTTCAGAGCTTCGAGCAGGTCATATACGAAGGGCCCGGTTCGGAAACGCTGGAGCTCAGCGCTGCAGAAGGTCTCGTTCAGACAGAGGGGTCGTCGGAATTCAGCCAATCTGTGAAGCATTTTAAACTGGGCCCTAAGGAAATCCAAACCACAGAACAAGTGGTTTATTCAGGCCCTTTTACTACAACAACCATAGAAGAGATTGATTCTGGAAATCTTTCCCAGAACTTCTCAACGGACTTCAACAGGTCCACGAGACGTGTCACAGTAGGATCAAGGCAAATAACTGAAGAAGTCTCTTTTGAAGGATCTCTTTCGGACTCTCTGGCACTCAATAGCTCAGAGGAGCTTTCCCAGGCAGAAGGGTCTGGGGGTGTCAGCAGTACAATAAGGCACTTCAGGTTAGGCCCAAGAGAGGTTCGTACCGAGCAAGTGATCTTTGAAGGGCCCATCTCCGGTAAGGTGGAGGTCAGTGGCACCAGGGACTTCTCACAGACAGAAAGTTCAGTCAGACACGTTCAGTTGGGTCCCCAAGAGTTTATGACAGCTGAGAAGATCATCTACCACGGGCCTGGCTCTGAGCACACCGAAATCAGTGAGCTGGAAGACCACACCCTTTCAGGAGGCTCGAGGTCTTTCAGGCACGTTAAAATAAGTCCCGTAGAAACTCACGCTGAGCAAATAGTCTTTACAAGACCCGTTTCTGGAATGCTGGAAGATCTTTCACAAACAGAAGGGTCATCTGAGAGCAACAAGTCCGTAAAGCATATTAAAGTAGGATCCAAGGAAGCATCTTACACTTTTCAAATGGATGTTTCCAGTATGGGTGGAATATCTACAGTGAGAAGTGGAGAACAAGCAGTGCTGATATCCAACCAGCAAGATCCTGCTGTGAGTCAGTCACAGGTCATAGTTCAAAGTGACCAgacttcagaaaatgaaaacacaagaagtGGCTACGTTCTGTCCAGTTATTCCCAAGATCATGGTGGAAAGGTGGTGGAACAGTCATTTTTTGATAAAACTGTGCAGTTGCAAAGAACGGTCGACCAAAGGTCggatatttctgaagaaaagaaagtcgCTTTTCTGTATCTGGAccatgaggaggaggaagacgATGATAATGATGGACAGTGGTTCTGA